The Qingshengfaniella alkalisoli sequence CACGAAGAACACCGTGATGCTGTCTGGCGGCACGATCTACCGCGAACAGAACATCGTGCTCAGCCCGTTCGACAATGACGTGACCCGCAATTTCTATGCGCGGCGCGTCTTCATGGGCTGTCAGAGCATTGGGCGTCTTGGCGTCATGGAACAAGACCCGCTGATCATTCAGGCGGAAGAAAAGCTCATCGGCCAAGCAGATGAAATCGTCGTTCTGGCCGACAGTTCAAAGTTCAAGCGCAGGTCCAGCCTGATCCTGTGCGCACTAGACCGGATCACCTCCGTCATCACCGATGACGGGATCGAAGATGCCCATGCTGCCATTCTGGAGGCCGCAGGGGTTGTGCTGACCGTGGTGCCAACCGCTGCCACGGATAAAGAGGATGCCCGCGCCAGCTAGGCCGGGATGTAACTGGGAGGAAGACATGAAAACCCTGAAAACACTTGTTGGCGGCCTGACGCTGGGCGCGGCGCTGCTTGGCTCCACCGCCGCCATGGCACAGGACGATGTCCGTATCGCGCTGGTTGTCAAATCGCTGGGCAACGGGTTCTTCGAGGCCGCCAATCGCGGCGCGGAAGAAGCTGCCGAAGAACTCGGCAACGTCGAAATCATCTACACCGGCCCGACATCGACCACCGCCGAAGGCCAAATCGAAGTCATCAATTCGCTCATCGCGCAGCGCGTGGACGCCATCGCGATTTCAGCCAACGATCCCGACGCAGTCGTGCCTGCGCTGAAAAAGGCCATGCAACGCGGCATCACCGTGATCAGCTGGGACTCGGGCGTCGCCCCGGAAGGTCGCCAGATGCACCTGTCGCCCTCCTCGAACGAACTGATTGGCCAGACCATCATCAAGCTTGCCGCCGATGAGCTGCCCGAAGGCGGCCAGGTCGCCGTTCTGTCCGCAACCTCGACCTCCACGAACCAGAACATCTGGATCGAGGAAATGAACAAGGTCATGGACCAGTACCCCGACATCGAAGTCGTCGGCACGGTCTACGGCGATGATCTGGCAGATAAATCATACCGTGAAACCCAGGGTTTGATGCAAACCTATCCCGATCTCGATGCGATCATCGCACCTACATCCGTGGGTATCGTCGCTGCCGCGCAGGCCGTTGCCGACGCGGGTAAGGTCGGCGAAGTCAACGTGACCGGACTTGGCCTTCCGTCCGAGATGGCAGGCGCAATTGAATCGGGCGCATCCAAATCCTTCGCAATCTGGAACCCCGTCGATCTGGGCTATGCCACGACCATGCTGGCCTATGACCTGGTACAAGGGGCCGAGGCCGCTCCGGGCGCGGAACTCAACATGGGCCGCATGGGCACCGCGACGCTGGACGACAACAACGAAGCGGCGATGTCCGAGCCCTTCAAATACGACGCCAGCAATATCGACGAATTCAAAGACGTATTCTGATCGTCACGCGGGACCGGCCACTCCGGTCCCGCCCCACCTACAGGCAGACAGAACATGGCAATAGAAGAACAGCCGGACAGGGCTGCGCCGGATGACCTGCGCCCTGTTCTCGAACTGAACGGCATTACCAAGGAATTTCCGGGTGTGAAGGCGCTGTCCGGCGTCGATCTCGCGCTCTACCCCGGTCAGGTGACTGCACTGATCGGCGAAAACGGTGCGGGGAAATCGACGCTCGTGAAGGTGCTGACCGGCATCCACCAGCCGACAGCCGGCGAGATCCGCGTGGATGGCACGCCCACGAACTTTCCCGGCGCGACCGCCGCAGCACAGGCCGGCGTGACCGCGATCCACCAGGAAACCGTCCTGTTCGATGATCTGTCCGTTGCCGAGAACATCTTCCTCGGCCATGCGCCCCGTGCCCGGTTCGGCCTGATCGACTGGAAAACGATGAACCGCCGCGCGAAGGACATCCTGACCCGCGTGGGTGCCGATATCGACCCAACCATCAAGCTGCGCGAACTGGGCATCGCCAACAAGCACCTCGTCGCGATTTCCCGTGCACTGTCGGTCGAGGCCCGCGTCGTCGTCATGGACGAACCCACCGCCGCGCTCAGCCAGAAAGAAATCGAGGAACTTTACGACCTGGTCGAGCGCCTGAAAGCCGACGGCAAGGCCATCCTGTTCATCAGCCATAAATTCGACGAAATCTTCCGCATCGCCGACCGCTACACCGTTTTCCGGGACGGCCAGATGGTCGGCAGCGGCATGATGCGCGACACCACCGAAAACAAGCTGGTCGAACTGATGGTTGGCCGTTCCGTCGATCAGATCTTCCCCGCCCGCAGCGGCAATCCGGGGGACGAGGTGCTGACCGTCGCAGGATACAGCCACCCGACGGAATTCGATGACATCAACTTCACCCTGCGCCGCGGCGAAATCCTCGGTTTCTACGGTTTGGTCGGCGCGGGACGATCCGAGTTCATGCAATCGCTGTTCGGCGTGACGAAGCCGTCCAAAGGCGCACTGAAAATCGACGGTCAGGTCGCCGTGGTCCGGTCGCCCGCCGAGGCCATCCGCCAGGGCATTGTCTATGTCCCCGAAGATCGCGGCAAGCAGGGCGCGATCCTCGATATGCCAATCTTTCAGAACGTAACACTGCCGTCCCTCGGGAACATATCGAAGAACGGCTTTCTGAAACTGGCCGAAGAATTCAAGCGCACCCGCGAATACACCGAACGGCTGGATCTGCGTGCCGCCGCGCTGGACCAGAACGTTGGCAACCTGTCGGGCGGCAACCAGCAGAAAGTCGTGATCGCCAAGTGGCTTGCCACGCAGCCCAAGGTCATCATCCTAGACGAGCCGACCAAGGGTATCGACGTCGGATCCAAGGCCGCCGTCCACGAATTCATGGCCGAACTGGCTGCAGCGGGCCTGTCGGTCATCATGGTCAGTTCCGAAATCCCCGAAATCATGGGCATGTCCGATCGCGTGATCGTCATGCGCGAAGGCCGCATGGCCGCTGAACTTGACCGCGCCAAGCTGTCCCCCGAAGCCCTTGTCCGCGCCGCCGCCGGTCTGGAGGCCGCATGATCACCAAGCTATTCAAATCCCGTGAAATCATCCTGCTGGCCGCGATCCTCGCGCTGATCGTGCTGGTCGAAACACGTTTTTCAGGCTTCGCAGCGCCGTCGAACCTCGCATCGGTCTTCAACGACACCTCGATCCTGATCATGCTGGCGCTCGGCCAGATGGTCGTGATCCTGACCCGCTGCATCGACCTGTCGGTCGCATCGAACCTCGCGCTGACCGGCATGGTTGTCGCGATCCTCAACAGCACCATGCCGGACCTGCCCGTTGTCGTGCTGATCGCGCTGGCGATTGGCATGGGTCTGATCATGGGCGCGTTCAACGGCATCCTTGTCTGGAAGCTCGACATCCCGCCCATCGTCGTGACGCTGGGCACGTTGACCATCTATCGCGGGCTGATCTTCCTGATCTCGGGCGGTGAATGGATCAACGCGCATGAAATGAGCGGTGGCTTCAAATCCCTGCCCCGCATGGAAATCCTTGGCCTTCCGGTGCTGGGCTGGATCGGCATCGCCGTGATCGGGCTATTCCTCCTGCTGACCACCCGCACCAGCCTTGGCCGCG is a genomic window containing:
- the rhaS gene encoding rhamnose ABC transporter substrate-binding protein produces the protein MKTLKTLVGGLTLGAALLGSTAAMAQDDVRIALVVKSLGNGFFEAANRGAEEAAEELGNVEIIYTGPTSTTAEGQIEVINSLIAQRVDAIAISANDPDAVVPALKKAMQRGITVISWDSGVAPEGRQMHLSPSSNELIGQTIIKLAADELPEGGQVAVLSATSTSTNQNIWIEEMNKVMDQYPDIEVVGTVYGDDLADKSYRETQGLMQTYPDLDAIIAPTSVGIVAAAQAVADAGKVGEVNVTGLGLPSEMAGAIESGASKSFAIWNPVDLGYATTMLAYDLVQGAEAAPGAELNMGRMGTATLDDNNEAAMSEPFKYDASNIDEFKDVF
- a CDS encoding sugar ABC transporter ATP-binding protein, which gives rise to MAIEEQPDRAAPDDLRPVLELNGITKEFPGVKALSGVDLALYPGQVTALIGENGAGKSTLVKVLTGIHQPTAGEIRVDGTPTNFPGATAAAQAGVTAIHQETVLFDDLSVAENIFLGHAPRARFGLIDWKTMNRRAKDILTRVGADIDPTIKLRELGIANKHLVAISRALSVEARVVVMDEPTAALSQKEIEELYDLVERLKADGKAILFISHKFDEIFRIADRYTVFRDGQMVGSGMMRDTTENKLVELMVGRSVDQIFPARSGNPGDEVLTVAGYSHPTEFDDINFTLRRGEILGFYGLVGAGRSEFMQSLFGVTKPSKGALKIDGQVAVVRSPAEAIRQGIVYVPEDRGKQGAILDMPIFQNVTLPSLGNISKNGFLKLAEEFKRTREYTERLDLRAAALDQNVGNLSGGNQQKVVIAKWLATQPKVIILDEPTKGIDVGSKAAVHEFMAELAAAGLSVIMVSSEIPEIMGMSDRVIVMREGRMAAELDRAKLSPEALVRAAAGLEAA
- a CDS encoding ABC transporter permease, giving the protein MITKLFKSREIILLAAILALIVLVETRFSGFAAPSNLASVFNDTSILIMLALGQMVVILTRCIDLSVASNLALTGMVVAILNSTMPDLPVVVLIALAIGMGLIMGAFNGILVWKLDIPPIVVTLGTLTIYRGLIFLISGGEWINAHEMSGGFKSLPRMEILGLPVLGWIGIAVIGLFLLLTTRTSLGRAFFAAGGNPHAAVYTGISVGRTRFWAFTISGGLAGLCGYLWVSRYAVAYTDVAGGFELDVVAACVIGGISIAGGIGSVGGAVLGALFLGVIKNALPVVDISPFWQLAISGAAIIIAVAFNARSERTKGRVILKSAEHTS